In Streptomyces nojiriensis, one genomic interval encodes:
- a CDS encoding lytic transglycosylase domain-containing protein, whose amino-acid sequence MSARIIGRRLRRGTTAALVSALVVAAVTASQGPAGGSTDRLSAAGESAAQPQPQPQAAADTAGGDSAYFTELPPLVSPQPPDVLLPEEGPKPAQPPAVPEAAAGVPAATGPAEGAQGIPASVLAAYLGAEKKVGQSDPGCGLRWQLLAAIGKVESGQARGGQVDAAGTTLRPILGPVLDGNGFANISDTDGGAYDGDSRYDRAVGPMQFIPSTWAAWGQDADGDGRRNPNNVHDAALAAARYLCAGSRDLRVEADLDRAVLSYNHSTEYLRTVRSWFTYYLKGTHEVPDRPGTGPATPTTPPPSPTPKPTPKPTPTPTPTPDPKATPTPTPTPDPKPTPTPSPTPTPTPTPTPTPTPTPTPDPTPTPTPTATPKPDPKPSPTPTPTPTPTPTSSPTPSSSRTPKPTASPSSTPAVPRPTPGQHT is encoded by the coding sequence ATGTCGGCTCGAATAATCGGACGCAGGTTGCGCAGGGGAACGACCGCCGCGCTGGTCTCCGCTCTGGTGGTCGCCGCGGTGACCGCGTCCCAGGGCCCGGCGGGCGGGAGCACCGACCGGCTCTCCGCCGCCGGGGAGTCCGCCGCGCAGCCGCAACCGCAGCCGCAGGCGGCCGCGGACACGGCCGGAGGCGACTCCGCCTACTTCACCGAACTCCCGCCGCTGGTGAGCCCGCAGCCACCGGACGTGCTGCTGCCGGAGGAGGGGCCGAAGCCCGCGCAGCCGCCGGCGGTCCCCGAGGCCGCGGCCGGGGTGCCGGCCGCGACCGGGCCCGCGGAAGGGGCGCAGGGGATACCGGCGAGCGTGCTCGCGGCGTACCTGGGCGCGGAGAAGAAGGTCGGGCAGAGCGACCCCGGCTGCGGACTGCGCTGGCAACTCCTCGCGGCGATCGGCAAGGTGGAGTCCGGGCAGGCGCGCGGCGGGCAGGTCGACGCGGCCGGGACCACCCTCCGGCCGATCCTGGGGCCCGTGCTCGACGGCAACGGCTTCGCGAACATCTCGGACACGGACGGCGGCGCCTACGACGGGGACTCCCGCTACGACCGGGCCGTCGGGCCGATGCAGTTCATCCCCTCCACGTGGGCGGCGTGGGGCCAGGACGCGGACGGCGACGGCCGGCGCAACCCGAACAACGTGCACGACGCGGCCCTGGCGGCCGCCCGGTACCTGTGCGCGGGCAGCCGCGACCTGCGGGTGGAGGCGGACCTGGACCGGGCCGTGCTCTCCTACAACCACTCCACGGAGTACCTGCGCACGGTGCGGTCCTGGTTCACGTACTACCTGAAGGGGACGCACGAGGTCCCGGACCGGCCCGGTACGGGCCCGGCGACCCCCACGACGCCGCCCCCGAGCCCCACCCCGAAGCCGACCCCGAAGCCGACCCCGACGCCTACGCCTACGCCGGACCCGAAGGCGACGCCTACGCCGACCCCGACGCCGGACCCGAAGCCCACGCCTACGCCCTCACCGACCCCGACCCCGACCCCGACGCCCACTCCCACCCCGACCCCGACCCCAACGCCGGATCCGACGCCTACGCCGACCCCGACGGCTACGCCCAAGCCGGACCCGAAGCCCTCACCGACCCCGACGCCCACTCCCACGCCGACCCCGACGTCCAGCCCGACGCCGAGCTCGTCACGCACGCCGAAGCCCACCGCGTCCCCGTCCTCCACCCCGGCGGTGCCCCGGCCGACCCCCGGGCAACACACCTAG
- a CDS encoding DUF4184 family protein, whose translation MPFTLSHAAAVLPAIRRTGRARGPLVASALVLGSFAPDTFYFTDAVVEGVLTYGAFTHSLPGVLTLDALLTAVLVGFWLLLREPLIALLPRRQRGRVHAFVRGEAWRERPRPAALVGWFYVSAALGSLTHVAWDSFTHHDRWGTNALPDLAEPLAYGLPGYSFLQYGTSAVAACALLWFTATALRRLPALPAPASVPVLSRAELWGALALLVVCVAAGVTRRVLRFFDFFDRIRTPLDIIPTVCFGAGAGLTVALLLYGVLVRLRHRRDRTGRPADEETRTPVPTA comes from the coding sequence ATGCCGTTCACTCTCAGCCACGCGGCCGCCGTACTTCCGGCCATCCGCCGGACCGGGCGTGCGCGCGGCCCCCTCGTCGCCTCCGCGCTCGTCCTCGGGTCGTTCGCGCCGGACACCTTCTACTTCACGGACGCGGTCGTCGAGGGCGTCCTGACGTACGGGGCCTTCACGCACTCGCTGCCGGGCGTCCTCACACTGGACGCCCTGCTGACCGCCGTACTGGTGGGCTTCTGGCTCCTGCTGCGCGAGCCGCTGATCGCACTCCTGCCGCGCCGCCAGCGGGGCAGGGTCCACGCCTTCGTGCGGGGCGAGGCATGGCGCGAGCGTCCCCGGCCGGCGGCGCTCGTCGGCTGGTTCTACGTCTCGGCGGCCCTCGGGTCCCTGACCCACGTGGCGTGGGACAGCTTCACCCACCACGACCGCTGGGGCACGAACGCGCTGCCCGATCTCGCCGAGCCGCTCGCCTACGGCCTGCCGGGCTACTCCTTCCTGCAGTACGGCACTTCGGCCGTCGCCGCATGCGCCCTGCTCTGGTTCACGGCGACCGCCCTGCGCCGGCTTCCCGCGCTCCCGGCCCCCGCGTCCGTGCCGGTGCTCTCCCGCGCGGAGCTCTGGGGTGCGCTCGCCCTGCTCGTGGTGTGCGTGGCGGCCGGGGTCACCAGGCGCGTACTGCGCTTCTTCGACTTCTTCGACCGGATCCGTACGCCGCTCGACATCATCCCGACCGTCTGCTTCGGCGCGGGCGCCGGACTGACCGTGGCGCTGCTGCTCTACGGGGTCCTCGTGCGGCTGCGGCACCGCCGCGACCGCACCGGGCGCCCCGCGGACGAGGAAACGCGGACGCCCGTCCCCACCGCCTGA
- the polA gene encoding DNA polymerase I, which produces MADSASKKTDQTTAGDRPRLMLMDGHSLAYRAFFALPAENFTTATGQPTNAIYGFASMLANTLRDEAPTHFAVAFDVSRKTWRSTEFPEYKANRSKTPDEFKGQVELIGELLDTMHVPRFAVEGFEADDVIATLATQAEAAGFDVLIVTGDRDSFQLVSEHTTVLYPTKGVSELTRFTPEKVEEKYGLTPQQYPDFAALRGDPSDNLPGIPGVGEKTAAKWITQFGSFAELVERAEEVKGKAGQNFRDHLEAVKLNRVLTEMVKDVELPKTPADLVRVPYDRTAMLGVLDVLEIRNASLRERLLAVDPGAAVEEAPAPAAGVELDASVLATGELAPWLESHAGGPLGIATVDSWALGQGSVTEIALAAAGGAAAWFTPAELDEADERAFAAWAADAARPKVVHNAKGLMRVFPEHGWTLAGVAMDTALAAYLVKPGRRSFALDALSMEYLHRELAPAAADGQLAFGADETAEAEALMGQARAVLDLGDAFTDKLAEVGAAELLHDMELPTSELLARMERSGIAADRDHLEAMEQQFAGAVQQAVKEAHATVGHEFNLGSPKQLQEVFFGELDLPKTKKTKTGYTTDADALAWLATQTDHELPVIMLRHREQAKLRVTVEGLVKTIGADGRVHTSFSQIVAATGRLSSTDPNLQNVPVRTDEGRAIRRGFVVGEGFESLMTADYSQIELRVMAHLSEDEGLIEAFATGEDLHTTVASQVFGVERSEVDAEMRRKIKAMSYGLAYGLSAFGLAQQLNIEPAEARGLMETFFERFGGVRDYLGRVVDEARATGYTATIFGRRRYLPDLNSDNRQRREAAERMALNAPIQGTAADIVKVAMLRVDKAIAEAGLRSRMLLQVHDEIVLEIAPGEREQVEELVRREMGAAVELRAPLDVSVGVGPDWESAAH; this is translated from the coding sequence GTGGCAGATTCAGCATCGAAGAAGACGGACCAGACGACCGCAGGGGACCGCCCCCGCCTGATGCTCATGGACGGGCACTCCCTGGCGTACCGGGCGTTCTTCGCGCTGCCCGCGGAGAATTTCACGACCGCGACGGGGCAGCCGACCAACGCCATCTACGGATTCGCGTCGATGCTGGCGAACACGCTGCGCGACGAGGCCCCTACGCACTTCGCGGTGGCGTTCGACGTCTCCCGCAAGACGTGGCGTTCGACGGAGTTCCCCGAGTACAAGGCGAACCGCTCCAAGACCCCCGACGAGTTCAAGGGGCAGGTCGAGCTGATCGGCGAGCTGCTCGACACGATGCACGTGCCGCGGTTCGCGGTCGAGGGCTTCGAGGCCGACGACGTGATCGCGACGCTGGCGACGCAGGCCGAGGCGGCCGGCTTCGACGTGCTGATCGTCACCGGCGACCGGGACTCCTTCCAGCTCGTCTCCGAGCACACCACCGTGCTCTACCCGACCAAGGGCGTCTCCGAGCTCACCCGGTTCACCCCGGAGAAGGTCGAGGAGAAGTACGGCCTCACCCCGCAGCAGTACCCGGACTTCGCGGCACTGCGCGGCGACCCGTCCGACAACCTGCCGGGCATCCCGGGCGTCGGTGAGAAGACCGCGGCCAAGTGGATCACCCAGTTCGGGTCGTTCGCCGAGCTCGTGGAGCGCGCCGAGGAGGTCAAGGGCAAGGCCGGGCAGAACTTCCGGGACCACCTGGAGGCCGTCAAGCTCAACCGGGTCCTGACCGAGATGGTCAAGGACGTCGAGCTGCCCAAGACCCCGGCCGACCTGGTCCGCGTCCCCTACGACCGGACCGCCATGCTCGGCGTGCTGGACGTACTGGAGATCCGCAACGCCTCGCTGCGCGAGCGGCTGCTCGCCGTGGACCCGGGCGCTGCCGTGGAGGAGGCCCCGGCTCCGGCGGCCGGAGTGGAACTGGACGCTTCCGTCCTGGCCACCGGCGAGCTGGCGCCCTGGCTGGAGAGCCACGCGGGCGGCCCGCTGGGCATCGCGACCGTCGACAGCTGGGCGCTCGGCCAGGGCAGCGTCACCGAGATCGCGCTGGCCGCGGCCGGCGGCGCCGCCGCCTGGTTCACGCCCGCCGAGCTGGACGAGGCGGACGAGCGGGCCTTCGCGGCCTGGGCCGCCGACGCGGCGAGGCCCAAGGTCGTGCACAACGCCAAGGGCCTGATGCGGGTCTTCCCCGAGCACGGCTGGACCCTCGCCGGTGTCGCCATGGACACCGCGCTCGCCGCCTACCTGGTCAAGCCGGGCCGCCGGTCCTTCGCCCTGGACGCCCTGTCCATGGAGTACCTGCACCGCGAGCTGGCGCCCGCCGCCGCCGACGGGCAGCTGGCCTTCGGCGCCGACGAGACCGCCGAGGCCGAGGCCCTGATGGGACAGGCCCGCGCGGTCCTGGACCTGGGCGACGCCTTCACGGACAAGCTCGCCGAGGTCGGCGCCGCGGAGCTGCTCCACGACATGGAGCTGCCCACCTCCGAACTCCTCGCCCGGATGGAGCGCTCCGGCATCGCCGCCGACCGCGACCACCTGGAGGCCATGGAGCAGCAGTTCGCGGGAGCCGTGCAGCAGGCCGTCAAGGAGGCGCACGCCACCGTCGGCCACGAGTTCAACCTCGGCTCGCCCAAGCAGCTCCAGGAGGTCTTCTTCGGCGAGCTGGACCTGCCGAAGACGAAGAAGACCAAGACCGGCTACACCACGGACGCGGACGCGCTGGCCTGGCTGGCCACGCAGACCGACCACGAACTCCCGGTGATCATGCTGCGGCACCGGGAGCAGGCCAAGCTGCGCGTCACCGTCGAGGGCCTGGTCAAGACCATCGGCGCCGACGGCCGGGTGCACACCAGCTTCAGCCAGATCGTCGCCGCGACCGGCCGGCTGTCCTCCACCGACCCCAACCTGCAGAACGTGCCGGTGCGCACCGACGAAGGCCGGGCCATCCGCCGCGGCTTCGTCGTCGGCGAGGGCTTCGAGTCCCTGATGACGGCCGACTACAGCCAGATCGAGCTGCGCGTCATGGCCCACCTCTCCGAGGACGAGGGCCTGATCGAGGCGTTCGCGACCGGCGAGGACCTGCACACCACCGTCGCCTCCCAGGTGTTCGGCGTGGAGCGGTCCGAGGTCGACGCCGAGATGCGCCGCAAGATCAAGGCCATGTCGTACGGACTCGCCTACGGGCTCTCCGCGTTCGGCCTCGCCCAGCAGCTGAACATCGAGCCCGCCGAGGCGCGCGGCCTGATGGAGACCTTCTTCGAGCGGTTCGGCGGGGTCCGCGACTACCTCGGCCGGGTCGTCGACGAGGCCCGCGCCACCGGATACACGGCGACGATCTTCGGCCGCCGCCGGTACCTGCCCGACCTCAACAGCGACAACCGCCAGCGCCGCGAGGCCGCCGAGCGGATGGCGCTCAACGCCCCCATCCAGGGCACCGCCGCCGACATCGTCAAGGTCGCGATGCTGCGCGTGGACAAGGCGATCGCCGAGGCCGGCCTGCGGTCGCGGATGCTGCTCCAGGTCCACGACGAAATCGTGCTGGAGATCGCCCCGGGCGAGCGCGAGCAGGTCGAGGAGCTGGTCCGGCGCGAGATGGGCGCCGCCGTCGAGCTCCGGGCCCCGCTGGACGTGTCGGTGGGCGTCGGCCCGGACTGGGAGTCCGCCGCGCACTGA
- a CDS encoding FdhF/YdeP family oxidoreductase has translation MATKPPTDDPVQDAPQFTPPKRAAAGLPAIGHTLRIAHQQMGVARTARTLLKVNQKDGFDCPGCAWPEGDKRHTAEFCENGAKAVAEEATLRRVTPEFFAAHPLADLATRSGYWLGQQGRITQPMLLETTGAGSGDGDGDRYEPVSWERAFAIIAEELNALGSPDEALFYTSGRTSNEAAFLFQLFAREFGTNNLPDCSNMCHESSGSALTETIGIGKGSVSLEDLHQAELIIVAGQNPGTNHPRMLSALEKAKTAGAKIISVNPLPEAGTERFKNPQTPIGMFKGTALTDLFLQIRIGGDQALFRLLNKLVIETEGATDEAFIREHTHGYEELAAAAKEADWDETLTATGLTRPEIERALAMILASKRTIVCWAMGLTQHKHAVATIREVVNLLLLRGDIGRPGAGVCPVRGHSNVQGDRTMGIFERPAPAFLDALDKEFGITSPRGHGYDVVRSIQALRDGKAKVLFAMGGNFVGATPDTEVTEAAIRKASLTVHVSTKLNRSHAVTGRRALILPTLGRTDKDVQASGKQFVTVEDSMGMVHASRGNLAPASPHLLSEPAIVARMARAVLGAASATPWEEFERDYASIRERISRVIPGFEDFNARVARPAGFQLPHAPRDERRFPTKTGKANFTAAPVEYPRVPAGRLLLQTLRSHDQYNTTIYGLDDRYRGITGGRRVVMVHPADAAELGLADGSYTDLVSEWKDGVERRAPGFRVVHYPTARGCAAAYYPETNVLVPLDSTADISNTPASKSVVVRFEPA, from the coding sequence ATGGCGACCAAGCCGCCCACGGACGATCCGGTACAGGACGCACCGCAGTTCACACCGCCCAAGCGCGCCGCCGCAGGCCTGCCGGCGATCGGCCACACCCTGCGGATCGCCCATCAGCAGATGGGCGTGGCCCGCACCGCCCGCACGCTCCTCAAGGTCAACCAGAAGGACGGCTTCGACTGCCCGGGCTGCGCCTGGCCCGAGGGCGACAAGCGGCACACGGCCGAATTCTGCGAGAACGGCGCCAAGGCCGTCGCGGAGGAGGCCACGCTGCGCCGGGTCACCCCCGAGTTCTTCGCCGCGCATCCGCTGGCCGACCTCGCGACGCGTTCCGGCTACTGGCTGGGCCAGCAGGGCCGCATCACTCAGCCCATGCTCCTGGAGACAACAGGGGCCGGGTCCGGTGACGGCGACGGCGACCGGTACGAGCCGGTCAGCTGGGAGCGTGCCTTCGCGATCATCGCCGAGGAGCTGAACGCCCTCGGCTCCCCCGACGAGGCCCTCTTCTACACCTCGGGCCGCACCAGCAACGAGGCCGCGTTCCTCTTCCAGCTCTTCGCCCGCGAGTTCGGCACCAACAACCTGCCCGACTGCTCCAACATGTGCCACGAGTCCTCGGGCTCCGCACTGACCGAGACCATCGGCATCGGCAAGGGCAGCGTCTCCCTCGAAGACCTCCACCAGGCCGAGCTGATCATCGTCGCCGGGCAGAACCCGGGCACCAACCACCCGCGCATGCTCTCCGCCCTGGAGAAGGCCAAGACCGCCGGCGCGAAGATCATCTCGGTGAACCCGCTGCCCGAGGCCGGCACGGAACGGTTCAAGAACCCGCAGACCCCGATCGGCATGTTCAAGGGCACCGCCCTCACCGACCTCTTCCTGCAGATCCGCATCGGCGGCGACCAGGCCCTCTTCCGCCTCCTCAACAAGCTCGTCATCGAGACGGAGGGCGCCACCGACGAGGCCTTCATCCGCGAGCACACCCACGGCTACGAGGAGCTCGCGGCCGCCGCGAAGGAAGCCGACTGGGACGAGACCCTCACCGCGACCGGCCTGACCCGCCCCGAGATCGAGCGGGCCCTGGCCATGATCCTGGCCTCGAAGCGCACCATCGTCTGCTGGGCCATGGGCCTCACCCAGCACAAGCACGCCGTCGCCACCATCCGCGAGGTGGTCAACCTCCTCCTGCTGCGCGGCGACATCGGCCGCCCCGGCGCCGGCGTCTGCCCCGTCCGCGGCCACTCCAACGTGCAGGGCGACCGCACCATGGGGATCTTCGAACGCCCCGCGCCCGCCTTCCTCGACGCCCTCGACAAGGAATTCGGGATCACCTCGCCGCGCGGCCACGGCTACGACGTGGTCCGCTCCATCCAAGCCCTGCGCGACGGCAAGGCCAAGGTCCTCTTCGCGATGGGCGGCAACTTCGTCGGCGCCACCCCCGACACCGAGGTCACCGAGGCCGCCATCCGCAAGGCCTCCCTGACCGTGCACGTCTCCACCAAGCTCAACCGCTCCCACGCGGTCACCGGCCGGCGGGCCCTGATCCTGCCCACCCTCGGCCGTACCGACAAGGACGTACAGGCGAGCGGCAAGCAGTTCGTGACCGTCGAGGACTCCATGGGCATGGTCCACGCCTCCCGCGGCAACCTCGCCCCCGCCTCCCCGCACCTGCTCTCCGAGCCCGCGATCGTGGCCCGCATGGCCCGCGCGGTCCTCGGCGCCGCCTCCGCCACCCCGTGGGAGGAGTTCGAGCGCGACTACGCCTCGATCCGCGAGCGGATCTCCCGCGTGATCCCCGGCTTCGAGGACTTCAACGCCCGCGTCGCCCGCCCCGCCGGCTTCCAGCTCCCGCACGCCCCGCGCGACGAGCGCCGCTTCCCGACGAAGACCGGCAAGGCCAATTTCACCGCCGCGCCCGTGGAGTACCCGCGCGTCCCGGCGGGACGGCTGCTCCTGCAGACCCTGCGCAGCCACGACCAGTACAACACCACGATCTACGGCCTCGACGACCGCTACCGCGGCATCACCGGCGGCCGCCGCGTGGTCATGGTGCACCCGGCCGACGCCGCCGAGCTGGGCCTGGCCGACGGTTCGTACACGGACCTGGTGAGCGAGTGGAAGGACGGCGTGGAGCGGCGCGCGCCCGGCTTCCGCGTCGTGCACTACCCGACCGCCCGCGGCTGTGCGGCCGCGTACTACCCGGAGACCAATGTGCTGGTCCCGCTGGATTCGACCGCGGACATCAGCAACACCCCGGCCAGCAAGTCCGTCGTCGTGCGCTTCGAACCGGCCTGA
- a CDS encoding PaaI family thioesterase, whose amino-acid sequence MGEQHAVKFPQEVLDEYTALGIDLPSLFSAGHLGERMDIRILEASADRVVGTMPVEGNTQPYGLLHGGASAVLAETLGSVGAMMHGGITKIAVGVDLNCTHHRGARSGIVTGVATPVHRGRSTATFEIVITDEQDKRICTARLTCLLRDADQVAAGA is encoded by the coding sequence ATGGGCGAGCAGCACGCAGTGAAGTTCCCGCAGGAGGTGCTCGACGAGTACACGGCCCTGGGCATCGACCTGCCCTCGCTGTTCTCGGCGGGACACCTGGGCGAGCGGATGGACATCCGCATCCTGGAGGCCTCGGCCGACCGCGTCGTCGGCACCATGCCCGTCGAGGGCAACACCCAGCCGTACGGGCTGCTGCACGGCGGGGCCTCGGCCGTGCTGGCGGAGACCCTCGGCTCGGTCGGTGCCATGATGCACGGCGGCATCACCAAGATCGCCGTCGGTGTGGACCTGAACTGCACCCACCACCGGGGCGCCCGCTCCGGCATCGTCACCGGCGTCGCCACCCCGGTGCACCGCGGCCGCTCGACCGCCACCTTCGAGATCGTCATCACCGACGAGCAGGACAAGCGGATCTGCACCGCCCGCCTGACCTGTCTGCTGCGTGACGCCGACCAGGTCGCCGCGGGCGCCTGA